Genomic segment of bacterium:
AGAGCGGAATCACACCCGCGTAAGGCGAGTTCACGGTCGTCGCCAGCGTGTAGGTGCCGTCATCATCCCAGTCCACCAGGATGTCGATCGGATCGTCATCGATATCCGCGAGGCCGTTGATGCTGATGCTGACGCTGCCGCCATCCGCCACATTCGGCGTGGTCACGACCACGGTGGCGCTCGGCGGAGCGTTGTCCGGGAGGAGTTCCACGGTGAACGCCTGATAGGTGACCGGATCCGGGGTGCTCGGCAGGGGAGCCAGGGACTCGTTCAGCCCGATGGTCAGGCCGGTCTGCGGGTCGGTCGCACGGACCATCCCGGTATAGGCACCGGCAGTCTGGCCAGAGCCCGCCGCCTTGGTGACCAGGGTGCTGTAGTACAGCGCATCGCCGGGGCGGCCGCTGTCCTGATCCACATCGCCACCCACGCCGGAGTCGTCATCGACCACGGTCGAGGCATCCGCCGTCACCGTCGCATCACCCAGCACGCCGGGGATACAGACATCAAGGGTCGGGGTCCCCGACTCGCCCTGCGCCACGTTGGTGAAGCTGGCGTCGTTCGCCAGATCTGTCTCGGCGGACTCGGTCGCCCGGGCATCCCAGTCCTCCACAAAGAAGCTCAGGGTCTGCGCGGAGATCGTGTTGGCGATAAAGCCAGCAGACTCAGGCAGGACCGAAATCTTGCCGACATCCAGCGCGCCGTGGGGCATGCGATAGGCAAAGAGGCTTGCATCCGGGCTCGCCGGAGGCAGGCGGTTCGCCTTCTTCTGTGCTGCCGTCGCGCCACCGCGGGGGTCGTTGTAGACCGCGATGATCGAGACATCGAGGCTGAACCCACCACTCAGCGCGGACTTGTCGAAGCTGACCGTGTTGCTCACGGTCTGCCCCTGGTGCATGACACCGTACCCGGTCCAGCCGTTGTTGCCGGCCCCAAACTCACTCCGGGTCCAGCCATCGCTGCCGAAGTTCCCGGTGACATCCCCACCATTGGAGACGCCGGAGCGGGGGTCCAGGGTCTCATCGACCAGCTGCTTGTACGGGTAGGTGTTGGCGGTCCCGGAGGTCGTCAGCAGCCCACCGGGGCTGTAGTACGCATCGGCGTTCGCCACCAGGTCCGTGTTGGCCACGCGATCGGTGAAGTAGGTGTTGCCGGTCGCCGACGGCACATCCGCCAGGAACAGCACCATCCCCGCCACGCCCAGGTCGGCGCGGTTCGTGGACCCGTTCGGGGTCCCGGTGGGATTGTTCGGGGCCGGGAACGGGTGCGCGACGGCGTACGCCAGATCCACGGTGGTCGCCGTCGCGGCCACGCCGGTGATCTTGAACGAGCCGGCGGTCAGGAAGCTGTCGATGGAGAGGAGATACAGGTCATCGTTCGCCTGCCCGGTGCGGGTCTCCTTCAGTCGGCTGGTCGCGGTCAGCGACGCCGGGTCCACATCGACCGTATAGATAGCGAGAGCGCTCTGATGGAGCATCCCCGACTGCGTCGGGGTGCCAAGAGCGGCCGAAGCGGAAGTCACGGGGTGCGTGCCATCAGGCGACGTCCCCGCTGTGGACGGCATGATCGGGGTCGATCCGCCGCCAGAGCAGCCCAGGGCCACCAGGGCCAGGCTGCCCGCGAGCCACCATGCAACTGTGCGCATAGTTTCCTCCTGCGAGAGTCCACAAAATAGTGTGCAGAAAGACGCTGTCATCCGTACGCGAGGGGCCGAACTGATAGTACCCCGAAGAGCAAGATGAGGCGTGCGAGACTTCACTGGCAGGGTGTCCATTGCAGCGACCTGTCGCGGTACTACTGCGACTGGCCTGGACTTCCAAGCCTGGGTTCCCGTGACCTATGGATTGGCAAGCGTAACGTCTGCCGTGCCCACGAAGGGGCGACCGTGAAAGACGGTGAGCCTGAAATCCCCGGGCTTTTGGGTGCCTCCGATTATGCACCACCCCTAGCAGTACTGGCAATAGCGCAAGACGCGACCTATCGCGGCGCTATCATCCCCGACACACGATGCGACCTCGCCGCCACACCCCTCTCGCTCTCCTCCTCTGCCTGCTGGCAGCCCTCGTAAGTTGCCAGGCCCACGATGCGGCCCATCTCGATCTCACCGGCACGGTCGAAATCACCCGACTGACCCTCGCATCCCGGGTCGGCGGGCGAGTCGCGACCCACGCCGTTTCGGAGGGAGAAACAGTCGCTGCTGGAGCCATCGTGATCACGCTGACAGAGCCGGCACTCGCGGCCCAGGCATCCGTGCTGGCCGCTCAGCGGGCACAGGCCGAGGCGACTCTGGCGGAACTGGAAGCCGGAGCACGTCCTGAGGAAGTCGCGCAGGCCCGGGCAGTGCTGGCGGCCGCAGAGTCGCGACTCCACTTGCTGGAAGCCGGGAGTCGCGCTGAAGAACGCGCCCTCGCACGGACCGAAGCCGACCTCGCACGGGCGATCCTTGACCAGGCGGAACGGGACGCCTCCCGCGCTCGCGACCTCTTCGCGGCGGGGGTCATCGCCCAACAAGAACTGGAACAAATCGAGCTGACCCGGACCCGGGCTGCCGATCAGTGGCGGCTCGCCGACCAACGCCTGCAACTGGCGGAAGCCGGCCCCCGCCCCGAAGAAGTCGCCATCCTGCGAGCACAGGTCGCCCAGCAGCAGGCCCAAGTCGCCCTCCTTGAGGCAGGACCGACACCCGAAGCCCTGGAACGCGCCCGGCAGTTGGTCCGGCAGGCGCAGGAGCAGGAAGCCGCACTGTCAGCAGACCTGGCGGAACTGGAGGTCCGGACCCCGCGGGCGGGAGTGGTCGACCGCCTGCTGCTGGACCCCGGGGAGGTCGCGATGCCGGGACAGGCCCTCTGTTCCCTCCGGGACCCGGCCGATGTCCGCCTCCGGGTCTGGCTCCCGGAGTCTCAGCTCGGACGAGTCCAGCCCGGCAACACCGGAACCGTGACACTCCATGGCGACCAGCCACCGTTGCAGGTGACCGTGGTTACCATCGCGAGTCAGGCCGAATTCACGCCCCGGAACATCCAGACGCCCCAGGAACGGGCGACACAGGTCTTCGCCATGGACTGCCGCTTCACCGACCCGCCCGACTGGCTCCGGGATGGCATGACCCTGACAGTCCGCTTTGACCCCACCACCCCATGACGCAGCATCTGCCCCCCGGCGATCTGGCGGTGGATGCCCGAGGATTGTCCCGTCGGTTCGGCGACTTTGTCGCGGTCGATCAGGTCGACCTCGCGGTCCCCAGAGGGCATATCTTCGGTCTCTTGGGTCCCAACGGATCGGGAAAAAGCACCACCATCCGGATGCTCACCGGCCTCCTGACACCCTCTGCCGGAACCGCCCTGGTCCTGGGGCACGATGTCATCCGCGAGTCCCGGCAGATACGGGCCAGTATTGGCTACATGGCGCAGCGATTTGCCCTCTACGCCGAGCTTACCGTGCAGGAAAATCTCCAGTTCTTTGGACAAATTTATGGACTCACCGGACAGCGGCTCCGCCAGCGGATCGACACCCTCTATCAACGCCTCGAACTCGGCCCCTATGCCTCCCGACGTGCCGGGCAGCTGTCCGGTGGCTGGAAGCAGCGTCTGGCCCTCGGCGCAGCGCTGCTGCATGAGCCGGCCCTGATCTTCCTCGATGAACCGACCGCCGGCATCGACCCGGTGGCACGTCGCGACATCTGGGATCTCCTGGCCACCTTCGCGCAACAGGGCCTGACACTCTTTGTCACGACCCACTACATGGACGAAGCGGAGCGCTGCCAGAGTCTGGGGTACATCTATCAGTCACGACTCCTCGCGCTGGGGACACCGCAGGAGCTGAAAGCCTGGCCCGGCATCACGCCCGCCGGCACCCGTCGCCTCGCCCTCGCCACGCCGGAACCCGCCAGAATCATGACCGCCCTCGCCCATTGGGAGCCGATCCACGCGGCATCCCTGTTTGGGGCGGAAGTGATTGCCCTCGCTGATGACACGCTGGAAGAAGCCGCCATTCGTCGCTACCTCCAGGAACAGCAGCTCACGGTCGGCGACATTCGCGAGACCGCCCCCAGCCTGGAGGATGTGTTTGTCGGGCTCTCGCGCATGGCGCAACAGGAACTCGTCGGACGGGGGCAGCGATGATCCGCTGGTGGCACCATCTCGTGGCGGTTGCCCGCAAGGAGGTGCTGACCCTTCTCCGGGATCCGCTGGCGCTGGTTCTGATGTTCGGCATCCCGAGTCTGCAGCTGGTGATTTTCGGCTACGCCATCAACACCAACATCAGTCACATCCGGACCGCGGTCCTGGACCTGGATCATGGGCAGGCAGGGCGTCAGTTTGTCCAGGCGCTCGAGAGCACCGGAACCTTCGACCTCACGGGGGCTGTTCACTCCACTGAGGCGCTGGAAACCGCCATGCGTTCCGGGCAGGTGCAGGTGGGGGTGGTGATCCCGCAGGGCTTCACTACCGAGCGGCAGGCGGGACGCCCGGCGCAGGTCCAGTTCCTCATCGATGGGTCCAACGCCACCATCGCCAACACGGCCCTGCAGACTGGCCAGGCTCTTGGGCTCCACCTCTCCATGCAGGCGGCCGGCGAGCGCTTGCTCCTGCGGGGCATCGTCACCTCCGAGCCATTGACGCCATCGGTGGAGGTCCGTCCCCGACTGCTGTACAACCCCGACCTCAAAAGTTCTCACTTTTATGTCCCAGGGCTCATCGGGGTCGTGCTCCAGATTATCCCGGTCTTCCTCACCGCTTTTGCGATTGTGCGGGAACGTGAGAGCGGCACACTTGAGCAATTACTGGTCACACCAGTCGAAAAGAGCGCCGTAATTACCGGGAAACTTATACCTTATCTGGGAGTCGGCTTCCTCGAACTCCTCTTCGTGTTGACCGTCATGCAGCTCCTCTTTCAGGTCCCGATCCGGGGGAGCCTGCTCCTGCTGGTCCTGCTCTCGACCCTCTTTATCCTCACGGCCCTCGCCATCGGACTCCTCATCAGCACGGTGGCGAAGACCCAGCCCCAGGCGATGCAACTCGCTTACCTCATCATGCTCCCCTCGATTTTGCTGTCGGGCTTCATGTTTCCCCGGGAGAGTATGCCGTCCATCTTGCAGGGGCTGTCGTTGGCCCTGCCGGTCACCTACTACCTTGAAATCCTGCGCGGCACAATCCTGCGCGGGGCTCTCTGGGTCGACCTTTGGGATGAAGCGCTGGTCCTGGGACTGATGATGCTCGTGCTCACCACCGCCAGTGTCCGCAACTTCCGCAAGACGCTGGAGTAAGGGGTGCGCTGGTTTCTCTGAAGTACCTTTCCCCCACCCGCTCGGTGCATCGAAACTACAATCACTTTCAGGAGGCGCAACATGTGCGTGATCTGTCATCTTGTCGGCGGACTCTGCAAGCTCGTCTGGACCAGCCTCCTGACGCTGGATCGCTTCGCCCCCCGGGCGGCTTCCTGGCTGAGTCTGCGCCTCACCTGTCCTGCAGCCTGCCCCATGCCTGCGGACCGTCTGCAGTCTCTCGCCGCCCCTCGACCTCCATCACGGACTTCCCTGCGCTAGCCGGACCGCCGCCTGGTACTCGTAGTGGTGCGTGAGTCCTGTGGCGAGACAGGTCGCGAGGGCCATCGCTGATTCCTGCGGCGCACTCTTTCGCAGCACCTGCGCGATGTGATACTCGACCGTACAGGCCCGTCGCGACTGCTCAGTCGATGAAATGTGCGCTTCCTGATAGGCCGCTGTCCGGACTTCCGCTGGCGTGCTTTCTCCCAGGTAGAGTCCGATCACACCCCGTATCCAGACCCGGTCCTCAGCGCGTGCGACTTCCCGCAGCATCGATTCTGCATGGGGATCGCCAAGCTCCTCCAGACAGAGGTAATAGAAGAGCCGGGCCCGGGTATGCTCCGGCACCCTGGCGACAAAGGTCGCGATGGCCTCTGCCGCATCGGCGTAGCGCTCCTGCAGGAAGCAGGCATGTCCTCGCCCATAGGTCGCGATGCCCGAGCGTTCCTGCGCGGCCTCCGAGGCGGTGTAAGCCGCTTCTGCGGCTGCCAGATCCCCGCGCAGATACGCGACATGTCCCCGGTAGAGCCAGTACCGCGCCTCGGGGATGTCGGCCGTCGTGAGGGTCTCCAACGACCGCTGCGCGGTATCCCCATCCCCTGCGGCCGCCCGGACATACGCCCCCTGCAGCGCCAGCTCATACGCATCCGGATTCCGCGCTGCACCTTCCTCAAGGAGCCTCGCTGCTGCGACGTAGTCCCCCCGATCGAACAAGAAGCGCGCCGGATGGAGCCAGGTTGACGGCAGATGACCTGTCCGGGTTCGGGCCAGCACGAAGGAGGTCCCTGCCGCCTCCAGATCATCCTCCCGGGCCGCAAGGACCGCGCGATTCTCCAGCACGACTGCCCGTCGCGGACGCGCTTCTTCCGCCAGCGTCCAACTCGACTTCGCCGACTGTGTCGCTCCCCGATACCAGGACCAGACGCCCCGGTTGTTCAGCAGCACTGGATCGCCGGGAGCTTTGGGAAACGCGGTCGCCTCCCACTCCGCAACCAGACGTGTCGGGGCCTGCAAACGACGCAGGATCTCCTGGTGCAGCAAGGCCGCGTGATTGGGGGACTGCGCTGGCCAGCGCACCGCCAGGGGCTCTGTCAGATCGTAGGCCTCGCGCAGGCGACTCTGCCGCATCGAGACATACCCCAGCAGTAAGCGCGCAGAAGGGTCCCGGGGCACGAGTCGCAGCGCAACCCGTGCCAGTTCATCGCTCATGCTCAGACTCTCGGCCTCCAGCGACTGTGCTGCCGCCAGCAGGCAGATGCCGCTCTCGAATCGTCGCTGACGCATGGTCCCGGGCCAGTGCAGCGCGATGAGCCGACGCCATCCGTGCGAGGTCCTGATGGAACCGGTCCAGTCGAGGGCTTCATAGCCACGCCAGGGTGCCAGGACTCCACCATTGGCACACTGCACTAGGTATGTCCTGAGGGCAGCGACATACAGGGTCGGCACCCGCGCAGCTCCCTCTTCCGCGAGTCCCAGGGCCGACTCCGCCGACTCGAAACGTGCCTGTCGCAAATAAAACACTGCTGCCGCCAGGGGGGCCTGTTCCATCAGCAGCGCCTCCGCCACCGAGTTGATTCCCCAGCGCCAGTCCCGCCCTTCGATGATGTCGCTATGCAGGGAGCGTCCGTTGAGCTCGGTCTGCAACATCAGCTTGCCATCCGCTGCCAGGATGGTCCCGGACAGCACTACCACTTTGCGTCCCAGCAAGCGCCAGTACCCCTGCTGCAGCACGGTTTGTGGCCAGACCTGCGATGCGGTGGGGCTTCCGGACGTCGTCCACCACCAGCCGCGCCGAACCCGGAGCCGCAGGTCCGGCGCAGCGGGATACCAGCGGACCTGTTCAGTGGAAGTGATCGATCGGTCAAGAGAAGGCGCACCGATGCGCAGCTCGAATCCCGGCTGTTGCAGTGTCGTAAATTGCTCATCCAGACGGGTCACGATCGTCTCGGCAGCATTGACCGGAGACTGCCCCCCTGGTCCCAGCGACCCCCGAATCGTCAGGGGAGTCACGAGCACCACGGTCTCCCCCTGCCCACTCCACCAGGCCGACAGCCAGCTCACCAGAAAGAGGGCTATCAGTGCGGTCCGGCCGAGACGTCGCCACTGTCGACGCTGAACTGTTCCCCGGATCCCCCAGAGAAAATCCGGACCGCCGACTGGTGGGAGGCGTCGCGCCTCCCGGCGGCCAGTGGCTTGGCGTGCTGCTGGCTCGTCTCGCCCCATACGTGGTTCGGCATCTGCCGGGGCAGCCAGGGGGGGACGGCGTTCCCGTCGGCCTGCGGTCATCCGCTCAAACTGGCGCTGGTGAGGACTTCAGCGATAAGCGGTGGCAGGGTCGCCGGTCGTTCGGGGCCAATGGTGATGAGCGATTGCAACGCTGCGACTGTCGCGGCGGCCTGCTCCTGCGATGCAGCGTGGACCTCTGCCAGCGGCTCCCCGGCCGCGACAGCATCGCCGAGATGCACCAGCAGCCGGAGCCCCACGGCGGGGTCCAGGACATCGGCCTTGGTGCGACGTCCACCCCCCATCCCCCGGACCAGTTCGCCGATCTCCCGCGTCGCGAAGTGTGTCACGAACCCCGAGTCCAGCGCTGGACAGGGCTGCACTACCGGAGCTGTTGCAAGGAAGTCCCACGGACGCTCCGCTACCTGTGGGTCCCCCCCCTGCAGGCTCACCCACTTGCGAAACACCTGCAGCGCTTGTCCCGTATGCAGGAACGCCTGGATGCATTCGATGGTCAGGTCACTGCTGTCGCAACATTCCCAAGGGGCATCGGACGTCCGGCCGCCGCATGCCTGATAGACCTGCACCATTTCCCACGCCAGCCGGCAGATCAGCTCTTCAAAATCCTTCGGACCCCGCCCCTGTAGCGTCTCGATCGCCTCCGCGATCTCCAGCGCGTTTCCCACCGCGCTTCCCAGTGGCTGCTCCATGCTGGAGAGAACCGCCCGGACAGTCCTCCCGGTCCGCTCCCCGATGGCGACCATGGTCTCCGCCAGCTGCCGGGCATCTTCGTACCGCTGCATGAAGGCCCCTTCACCGTACTTCACATCCAGCACGATGCCGTTGGCCCCCCCGGCGATTTTCTTGGACATGATGGACGCCGCAATCAGCGCGATGTTGTCCACCGTGACCGTGACATCCCGCAGGGCGTACAGCGCTTTGTCAGCGGGCACCATGTCCGCCGTCTGCCCCGCGATCACCAGTCCGCAGTTCGTGAGAATCGACCGCATCTGCGACGGTGTCAGATCCACCGTGAAACAGGGAATGCTTTCGAGCTTGTCAAGGGTGCCACCCGTAAAGCCGAGTGCCCGCCCGGAAAACTTCGCCACCGGGATCCCCAGGGCAGCCACCAGCGGTGCCAACGCAATGGTGGTCTTGTCCCCGACCCCGCCCGTGGAATGCTTGTCGACGACGATTCCGACATCGGACCAGTCACAGGTCCGGCCATGCGCCGCCATTGCGAGTGTCAGGGCTGCTGTCTCATCAAAGTTCAGATCGCGCCAGCAGACCGCCATGAGCCAGGCCGCCACCTGATAGTCCGGCAGGGGCGAATCCGACGCAATCAGGGCAGCGATAAACGCATCCAGCGCTTCCGGCGTATGGCTCCCCCCATACTTCTTGGTGGCGATGAATTCGAGCATGGAGAAGGGCGATGTGGTCACCCCTGCATTGTACGAAGGGTCAGGCCCTAGCCGGGGAGTTTGCCGCTCTGCTCCCGGGCCCGCTGCTCGATTTCCAGCAGCGTTGTCAGCGCCAGGTCCTGCAGAGCATTCTGGCTGATCTCCCCAGCATAGAGCAGTGAATAGAGCATCTGCTCGCCGTTCCAGGTATGCGTCCAGAGGACCAGATGGCGGTCGCCAGCGTGTGCATAGCGAAACTCGTACTCATCCACCCGGACCGCCGGCAGGGCTTCAGCGCCGGAGACCGGCTCGCCCGCCTTCCAGGGCGAGCACATCACCGCGACTGTCGCGCCATCCATGTCCATGACCGCACAGGCGACATCCTTCTGATCTGCGCGCCAGACATCGGCGGAGACATACGCCCCCAGATCGGGAAAGACCACCGGGCTCCAGCTGACATTCCGGGCGACAAAATGCTCGACCCCGGTCACGCTGGAGTCTTCCAGCTTGCGATAGGTCTGGAAGTTCACCGCCAGCAGGGCTTCGACATAGTTTTTCTCGGCCACAATCCCCGGATCGCCCCGGTCCACCGGACCGGTCGGGCGCATGAACTGGCCCACCAGGAGCCCCAGCAGCAACAGCGCTGCGATGCCCGCCGCATAGAAGTACTGGATCCGGGTCCGGACCACTTTCGCGCTCTCGGTCTGACGCGCCAGCTGGGCCGCCGAGGGCAACGCCACCCCATTCGAGGCGGCTGGCTGCACCGGCACCTCGAGCAGGACTTCCTCAGGGAAAGGCCAGGGAAAACTCTCCCGACCCGCTGCCCGATCTTCCGGCGCGATGGCCGCCGCTGCCAACTCCGCATCATCCCTGGTCGAGACCCGTCGTGTACTGAATTTGGAGAGTCGGCGAATCCGCTCTGCTTCGGTCTCTGGGACCGGCCAGGTCCCGGGCAGTTCTTCGGCGGCTGGAGCATCAGCGAGCCGAGACTGGAATCGCTCCCACAGGCCTCCTGGTGCGACCTCCTCTCCCGCCGCTGCCAGTGCCCCGCGCAGCCCTTTCAGTTGCTGCATCCAGGGACCGCACCCCTCGCAAAGCCGGAGATGGGCCGCGACCTTTTCCGCCTCTGTCTGTGGCAGGACTCCATCCAGATACTCATAGAGCCGAGGGTAGGTCTCTTCACAGGTGAAGCCACCGCGAGGCAGGGCGGGAGTCGTCATGACCGCACCTCTTTCGGGGTGCGGCCCGTCTGGGTCGCGAATTCATGCAGCGCGAGACAGAGCAGGCGACGACCCCGGTAGATCCGGCTCATCACGGTGCCGATGGGCACTTCCAGCATCTCGCTGATCTCCCGGTAGCTGAAGCCTTCCAGGTCGCAGAGGATTACCGGCAGCCGAAAGCTGTCGGGCAGGCCATCAATCGCCTGCCGGACTGTGGCAGCTTCCAGCCGGAGCAGCACCACCTCTTCCGGATTGCTTCCCCCCGACCGCAGGCCTGCGCGGGCCAGGGCTTCATACTCCCGGTCCGCCGCTTCCAGGGCTGCTGCGGGCGGTGCTGTTTCCGCCTGACGGTAGCTGTTGATGAAGAGATTCGTCAGGATGCGAAAGACCCACGCCCGAAAATTGGTCCCCTGCTCATAGCGATCATAAAAGCGCCAGGCACGCAGCAGGGCATCCTGCACCAGATCCTCAGCGGCTTCGACGCGACGGGTCATCCGGAGGGCTGCGCCATACAACTGGTCCACCAGGGGCTGGACGAGCGCTTCAAACTCCGCCTGTCGATCATGCGAGAGTGACACCAGCCTACACGCCGCTCCTTGCCAGACCTCCAGACAGAGGCTCAGGAAGCTGATTTTAGCACCGGCCCTCCCGATCCCTACTACCATCGCCTGTACGGTCATCCTGGACGACTTCCCCTTTTTGCTGTCAGCAGCCTCACCGCTCCCGCCTGCTCAGCAACCGTCGGAGCACGGGCTTTATTCCCTCGCCAGCGGGTCTCCCGGCAATCAATCCGCACTGAGCGTCTTAGAACCGATTAATGCTGCCTGACTTCCTTCAGGCGAGATTAGAACAGACCAGCACCTTGCCGCCACGACTCCCCCGTGGCCCCGGAGTACGACCGCCCATGACCGACTGGATCGCCAGCCTCTTTCCCGGAGGCCGCCCTACCCTCACCCACGTGGCGGCGTTCTACGCCACCTATGCGCTGGGTTTCGGAGCTTTCTTCCTGGTGATCGGACTCCTCCGCGCCCTGGCACGTCGCGCCATGCTCCAACAGCAGACCGAGGCTGCCCTTCGCTGGTACGACCGCCTCTGGTTCCTCTTCGCCCCCGCCGTACGCAAAGAACTGAAGCCACAGATTCAGATCAATCTGGCCCTGGTCCATGCCTCGCAGGGACATCACGAGCGTGCCTTGCGGCTGCTGCAGGATGCGCGTCGCGGGTCCCGGTCGCTGAAGACCCCTGATCTGCTCATCCAGAGTTGTGTCCTCATCGCCCGGATGCAGCAGCAGGCCCACCATTGGGACCAGGCCGCCTTCGCCCTGCAGGAAGCCCGAAAAGCATCCGAAAGCAATCGCCGGACTCCGGGGCTGATGCGAATTGTCCGGCTCCAGGCCGACCTCGCAACGCTGCGGGGCGAAACCGACACCGCCCTCACACACTGGCATACCCTGCGGCGACTGGCGGATGCCCGCACCGACACCCCGACCGCGATCCTGGCGCTGACACAACTTGGTCGCACGGCGTATGAAATGGGGGATTGGGAAGCCGCTGATGAGCTCCTCTCCGACGCGGTCTCACGGGTCCGGGAAGGACGACTTACCGGTCGCAATGCCATCCTCGCCTGCCTTCTCTTCGGACGCCTCCAGCTGCAGCGAGGGCACTATGAACTCGCCCGGGGCTACCTCCTGGATGCAGTGATGAGTGCCCGTCAGCGGGAAGAGCCGAGCCTCGAATGCTCTGCCCAGACCGAGGTTGCGCGACTCTGGGTCGAGCAGGCGCGCTTCGACAAGGCCGAAGAAGCTGGCGATGCCGCCCTCGCTCTCGCAAACCAGCTCCACGACACCGCACGGCAGGCGATGGCGACCCAGGTCCTGGGAGACCTCTATGTGCAGTCGGAGCAATGGCAGGGAGCCCGGGTCTTTCTGCGACGATCACTGGAACTGCTGCAGCAGTCACCTCTCCCCCGCACCAGCCTGCTGGTCCGGACCGGGCAGGCCCTGGTGGAAGCTCACACCGGCTCTCCTGCCGAAGCCCTGGCGCTCCTCCATGACCTGGATCGGGAAGCGCGACAACTCAATGCTGGTTTCGAGCGGATCACCATCCTCGATGCCCTCGCCCGGGTCGCGCTCCTCATGGAAGATGGCGAGTGGGCGCAGCGCTACCAGCGGGCTGCCCATGCGCTGCGGCAGGATCTCGGGGTCACCGCGGCCCTGAGCGCGCAGTACCGACGTCCTGTCAGGGTCACGGTGGCGATCGGCGGCTAGTGCAGTCCCGCAATAAAAGTCGTGATGATCGTAAGTGCTTCCGGGGCGAAGGTCTCCTCGATCTGTCCATACTCGCTGGGGCTTCCTGTCTTCGCTGTCTGGAACAGATGATTCAGACCGTGGAGGATCTCGAACTGGTACTCCCAGTGCCCCCCGATGTCCAGCGCTTGCCGAATCGCCGTCTGATTCACACTCGCTGGAACCTGCTGGTCCAGTGAGCCGTGGAGGATCAGCACCGGACAGCGGACCGCGACGTAGTACGCCTCCGGCTCCAGCCCCATGAATTGCCGGAACCAGGGGCCGACAAATTGCTGGATTGCCTTGGCCTGCGACTCCACCGGCCCCAATTGCTTCTGAACACTGGCGGGAGCTTTGTTGTACGACTGCTTCACGATGTCGCCAATGGCGGTGCGGGCTTTGTCGTCATCGGGCTCCGTCGCCAGCAGATTCCCG
This window contains:
- a CDS encoding hypothetical protein (UPF0194 membrane protein YbhG), whose translation is MRPRRHTPLALLLCLLAALVSCQAHDAAHLDLTGTVEITRLTLASRVGGRVATHAVSEGETVAAGAIVITLTEPALAAQASVLAAQRAQAEATLAELEAGARPEEVAQARAVLAAAESRLHLLEAGSRAEERALARTEADLARAILDQAERDASRARDLFAAGVIAQQELEQIELTRTRAADQWRLADQRLQLAEAGPRPEEVAILRAQVAQQQAQVALLEAGPTPEALERARQLVRQAQEQEAALSADLAELEVRTPRAGVVDRLLLDPGEVAMPGQALCSLRDPADVRLRVWLPESQLGRVQPGNTGTVTLHGDQPPLQVTVVTIASQAEFTPRNIQTPQERATQVFAMDCRFTDPPDWLRDGMTLTVRFDPTTP
- the ybhF gene encoding putative multidrug ABC transporter ATP-binding protein YbhF, producing MTQHLPPGDLAVDARGLSRRFGDFVAVDQVDLAVPRGHIFGLLGPNGSGKSTTIRMLTGLLTPSAGTALVLGHDVIRESRQIRASIGYMAQRFALYAELTVQENLQFFGQIYGLTGQRLRQRIDTLYQRLELGPYASRRAGQLSGGWKQRLALGAALLHEPALIFLDEPTAGIDPVARRDIWDLLATFAQQGLTLFVTTHYMDEAERCQSLGYIYQSRLLALGTPQELKAWPGITPAGTRRLALATPEPARIMTALAHWEPIHAASLFGAEVIALADDTLEEAAIRRYLQEQQLTVGDIRETAPSLEDVFVGLSRMAQQELVGRGQR
- the ybhS gene encoding putative multidrug ABC transporter permease YbhS, which encodes MIRWWHHLVAVARKEVLTLLRDPLALVLMFGIPSLQLVIFGYAINTNISHIRTAVLDLDHGQAGRQFVQALESTGTFDLTGAVHSTEALETAMRSGQVQVGVVIPQGFTTERQAGRPAQVQFLIDGSNATIANTALQTGQALGLHLSMQAAGERLLLRGIVTSEPLTPSVEVRPRLLYNPDLKSSHFYVPGLIGVVLQIIPVFLTAFAIVRERESGTLEQLLVTPVEKSAVITGKLIPYLGVGFLELLFVLTVMQLLFQVPIRGSLLLLVLLSTLFILTALAIGLLISTVAKTQPQAMQLAYLIMLPSILLSGFMFPRESMPSILQGLSLALPVTYYLEILRGTILRGALWVDLWDEALVLGLMMLVLTTASVRNFRKTLE
- the pdp gene encoding Pyrimidine-nucleoside phosphorylase; the encoded protein is MLEFIATKKYGGSHTPEALDAFIAALIASDSPLPDYQVAAWLMAVCWRDLNFDETAALTLAMAAHGRTCDWSDVGIVVDKHSTGGVGDKTTIALAPLVAALGIPVAKFSGRALGFTGGTLDKLESIPCFTVDLTPSQMRSILTNCGLVIAGQTADMVPADKALYALRDVTVTVDNIALIAASIMSKKIAGGANGIVLDVKYGEGAFMQRYEDARQLAETMVAIGERTGRTVRAVLSSMEQPLGSAVGNALEIAEAIETLQGRGPKDFEELICRLAWEMVQVYQACGGRTSDAPWECCDSSDLTIECIQAFLHTGQALQVFRKWVSLQGGDPQVAERPWDFLATAPVVQPCPALDSGFVTHFATREIGELVRGMGGGRRTKADVLDPAVGLRLLVHLGDAVAAGEPLAEVHAASQEQAAATVAALQSLITIGPERPATLPPLIAEVLTSASLSG
- the sigR gene encoding ECF RNA polymerase sigma factor SigR gives rise to the protein MVVGIGRAGAKISFLSLCLEVWQGAACRLVSLSHDRQAEFEALVQPLVDQLYGAALRMTRRVEAAEDLVQDALLRAWRFYDRYEQGTNFRAWVFRILTNLFINSYRQAETAPPAAALEAADREYEALARAGLRSGGSNPEEVVLLRLEAATVRQAIDGLPDSFRLPVILCDLEGFSYREISEMLEVPIGTVMSRIYRGRRLLCLALHEFATQTGRTPKEVRS